GCGCACGAGCCGATGCCGAGTCGCCATCGAGCAGGTCCAGTTCGGCGAGGGCGTGTTGTACGAGTCGCACATCCTCGCCCTGGGCCAGGGCCCGTACGAATTCCACGCGCGCCTCGCGGAAGTACCCACGCTGCCGAAAAGCGAGGCCCAAGCCGTGGCGCGCGAGCGCTCCGTTGGGTTCGACGGTCATCACCCCGGCGGCGGCGGTGTCGTGATGCGCTGCCGTAGCCTCGATGACGAGATCCCCCTGCAGCGCTTCCAGCGCCGGATTGAGCTGCGCCGCACGGCGTGCGGCTTCGATAGCCGCCTCGTGATTGCCCATGTCCCCCAGCACGAACCCACGCAGCAGGTGCGCGTCAGCCTGGTCGGGGTATTCGCGCACCAGCGCCTCGAGACCAGCGAGCGCCTGTTCGTATTGCCCGCGCTGGTACAGCACCTCGGCCAGGTGGAGCCGGGCGTTGCCCACCGCTCCGGCATTGACGGCCCGCGCGAACCATCGCTGTGCCCGCCGGAGGTCGCCGGCACGCTGCTCGACGAGGCCGCGCTCGAACAGCGCCTCGGCGTCGTCGGGATCCTCGGCGATCAGCGCATCGAGCTGGTGCACGGCCGCGTCGGTACGCCCCAGGAGGCGCACGAGCTGAGCCCGTTCACGCAATGCCGCGCGGTCAGCGGGGTTGGCGGCGATGCGTGCCTCCACGACGGCGAGTCGCGCATCACATGCTCCCGGTTGCCTCGCAGCAATCTCGAGATTGCGCGCAGCGGCGCGCATGCGCGGATCGAGCTCCAGCGCCCGGAGAAACGCGTCCACCGCTTCCGCGTGGAGCCCGCGGGTGTGGTACAGCACACCGAGGTTGTTGAACGCCCCCGGATCCTGCTGATCGATGCGATCAGCGAGGGCGCGCAAGAGACCGGTGTGGGAACCGGCTGGATTCGCCTGCATGGTACCGCGACTCGCCGTCAGGCCAGGCGAATGGCGCGCAACATGACCTGCAGCGACGCCGGGTCGGGCAGCAGGAGGAAGTATCCGCGCAGCGTGAGATCGGCCTCGCGCAGCAGGAACTCACTCTCCACGCACAGCACCGAATCGGGATCGGGAGCGAATTCGCCGGCGGCGGTGGAAAGCACCGCCGCCGACATGTCGATCACGAGGGTGGGCGGCGACGGCAACAGCAGCATGCCGAGAAAATCGCTGAGGGCATTCATGTAGGCCCCGCTGAGGATGTTCCCCGTTTCCTTGATGGCCGATGACTCGAGCGCACTGAACGCGACGGAACTTCCCACGGGCCGCCGCAACATGAGCTCCGCCAACCGCATGACGGTAGGCTTGGGGAACACCAGCAACGTGCGTCCCGACAGATCGCCGAGCATGTGCATCATGACGGCCGCCACGGGCTCCTCGTGCGGCGACACCTGGGCGGGCAGTTCCTCCAGGCTCGCGAGGCAGATGGCGGGCACCTTGATCATGATGGTGCTACCGGTCATTTGCGAGAGGGCGGTGGCGGCGTGGCCAGCACCGATGTTCGCGATTTCCCGCAGCGCATCGAGCTGGATGCTCTTGAGGGGGTGGACCGGGGGAGCGGGTCGCGGCGCCGACGACGCGGTACCGCCACGGGGCATTGCCGTGGTCACGGCGCGCCCTGCGGACGCCGGCGCAACGGCTGACCCGTCGGCGCGCGCGTGGCTGATGTCGTTGTGCTGCATGATCACGTCCGCCATGAATGAGACATCCCCGTTCGCCACCGTCACACGACGCTCGGCACATCGATGATGAGTGCCGGGCTGCCGTCGCCAAGCACGGTGGCACCGCTGAACCACGGTGCCGCTCCGTGCACCACGTCGAGCGGTTTGACCACGATGTCCTGCTGGGCGACCAGTGTGTCGACCAGCAGCGCTGCGCGGCGACCGCCAGCGTCGACGATGGCGAGATGACGATCGCCCGCCGCGTCATCGTGGCGTTCGAGGGTGGACGACCGAGTGAGCCCGAAGAGTTCATCGAGCGCCACCAGCGGAACGAGGTCGTCACGAATGGTGACGGCGGGGCGCTCTGTGTGATGCACCCGCAGGGATTCGTGATACTCCGTGGCCTCGCTGACGTGGATCGCGGGGAGGGCGAAGGTGCATCCGGCCACCTCCACGAGCAGCGCGCGTGTGATGGTCAGCGAGACCGGCAGGCGTAGCGTGACCACCGTTCCGGTGCCCTCGATGGTCTCGAGCTCGAGCTGCCCACCCAGAGCGCGCACACGCGTGTTCACGACATCCACGCCCACGCCGCGTCCCGACAGGGTCGTCACGCGGCGCGCCGTGGAGAAGCCGGGATGCGCAATGATCCGCAGCAACGCGTCGTCGTCCAGCTGCTGTACCTCAGCCGCGACGAGCCCCTGCGCTCTCGCGCGCTCCAGCACCGCGTGTCGGTCGATCCCGCGTCCGTCATCCTGCACCTGAATGATCACGCTGGCGCGATCGCGCACCGCGCGCAGCGTGAGCTCACCACGCGCCGCCTTGCCGACCGCCACTCGCCCGGCCGCGTCTTCGATGCCGTGATCGAGCGCATTCCGCAGCAGGTGCAGCAGGGGATCGCCGATGGCCTCCAGCAGCGACCGATCGATCTCGATGTCCCGCCCTTCCATGGTGAAGGCCACCTCCTTGCCCAATTCGTGACTCACGTCGCGAACCAGGCGGGGAAAGCGGTCGAACACCTGCCCTACGGGCAGCAGACGCGCCTGCAGCACTTCGTCCTGGAGTGTGCTCACGAGGCGCGCGGCGTCACGCGCAGCGCGCAACACGTCGCGATCGGGGTGGTCGAGGGCCTCGATGGCGCGCAGGAGGCGATCACGGGTGATGACCAGCTCCCCGGCAAGATCCAGCAGCGTGTCGAGGCGCCGGGGGTCGATGCGCACGGTTCGTGTCGTCGCCGGCGCGACCGCACGGACCCGCTGCTGGACCGCTTGTGTGGCTCCAGCCGGCACACGCACATAGACCTGTGCCACATCGCCGGCGGCGCGCACCGCCTGCTCGAGCGCCTCATCGGTGACGTTGCTGGCCAGGACGACGCGAAAGCGGCCGTCGAACGTCTCGTCCTGCCAGCGCGGCTGCTCGGGATGCGTGCCGCGGATCTGCCCGAGTGTACCGAGCTTGGTCAGGACCAGCATGGCGCGCACGCCCTTGAGCGGGCAATCGTCCACGAGATGCACGTCGAGGTGGCGAATCGTGGCGGCGGCGGCACCGTCGACCGCCGGCCCCGGCACTGGCAGCGCGTCCTTCGTGGTGTCGGATGCCAGCGGCGTCGACACCGGCGGGCGGAGTCGCACGAGCAGGCTCCCAACCATCGCGGGCGCCGTTTCTCCCCCGCACACCACATCGGCAATCGCGGCGCGCAGCACGTCGGTGCCCTCGAAGAGCAAGGCCAGCAGCTCCGCGTGCACCGCCTCATCTCCACGTCGCACCGGCTCGCATCGCGATTCGAGGGCATGCGCGACGCGTTCGACGGTGCCATAGCCCATCGAGCCGGCCATGCCCTTGATCGTGTGCATCCCGCGAAAGAGCGTAGCCACCAGCTCGCTCGTGTCGAGCGGGCTCGCCGCGGTGCGTCCAGCCTCCTCGAGCGCCAGCAGCGTCGCGTCGAGCTCCGCCAGATGTTCGCGCGCTTCGGCCTGAAAGAGGGCCGCATAGCGCGCCGTGTCCATCAGGATGCTCCGGGTCAGGCGGCGAGTACGCGGTTCACCGCTTCCAGCACCCGACTGGGCTGGAACGGCTTGACCACGAAGTCCTTCGCGCCTGCCTGGATGGCCTCCACCACGAGCGCCTGCTGG
The DNA window shown above is from Gemmatimonas sp. and carries:
- a CDS encoding chemotaxis protein CheC, which encodes MADVIMQHNDISHARADGSAVAPASAGRAVTTAMPRGGTASSAPRPAPPVHPLKSIQLDALREIANIGAGHAATALSQMTGSTIMIKVPAICLASLEELPAQVSPHEEPVAAVMMHMLGDLSGRTLLVFPKPTVMRLAELMLRRPVGSSVAFSALESSAIKETGNILSGAYMNALSDFLGMLLLPSPPTLVIDMSAAVLSTAAGEFAPDPDSVLCVESEFLLREADLTLRGYFLLLPDPASLQVMLRAIRLA
- a CDS encoding chemotaxis protein CheA → MDTARYAALFQAEAREHLAELDATLLALEEAGRTAASPLDTSELVATLFRGMHTIKGMAGSMGYGTVERVAHALESRCEPVRRGDEAVHAELLALLFEGTDVLRAAIADVVCGGETAPAMVGSLLVRLRPPVSTPLASDTTKDALPVPGPAVDGAAAATIRHLDVHLVDDCPLKGVRAMLVLTKLGTLGQIRGTHPEQPRWQDETFDGRFRVVLASNVTDEALEQAVRAAGDVAQVYVRVPAGATQAVQQRVRAVAPATTRTVRIDPRRLDTLLDLAGELVITRDRLLRAIEALDHPDRDVLRAARDAARLVSTLQDEVLQARLLPVGQVFDRFPRLVRDVSHELGKEVAFTMEGRDIEIDRSLLEAIGDPLLHLLRNALDHGIEDAAGRVAVGKAARGELTLRAVRDRASVIIQVQDDGRGIDRHAVLERARAQGLVAAEVQQLDDDALLRIIAHPGFSTARRVTTLSGRGVGVDVVNTRVRALGGQLELETIEGTGTVVTLRLPVSLTITRALLVEVAGCTFALPAIHVSEATEYHESLRVHHTERPAVTIRDDLVPLVALDELFGLTRSSTLERHDDAAGDRHLAIVDAGGRRAALLVDTLVAQQDIVVKPLDVVHGAAPWFSGATVLGDGSPALIIDVPSVV